The Drosophila simulans strain w501 chromosome 3R, Prin_Dsim_3.1, whole genome shotgun sequence genome contains the following window.
atatttccaACCCTTTTTACAGCTTTGTCAATGGTTACGATACCATCTTCATTTCGGCCAGTTTGGACTGGATCACTGGATTGTGGGCCACCATCTTCAGCACGGTGAACGGTTGCACCCGAATCATCAGCAGCAAGCCCTTCGCCGCGGACTACTTTGTGTACTTAGTGAGCAAGTACAGCATCACATATGCACTGATTCCGCCAGAGCACTGCTGTTCCCTGCTGGATTGCCCCACTGCCACTCCGGAGAAATTGGGCAGCCTGACGAAACTGAACTTCGGAGGCGGACGGATGACTCAGGCCACGGTTGAGAGGATCAAGAAGCTTGCTCCTAATGGAGTGCTAAACTCATCCTACGGCATGACTGAGGTTGGCTTCATAGTGTTCAACCACGGACACTTGAAGCTCACCGCTGCGGGCAACCCGTTGCCCGGAATTCAGGTGAAGATCGTGGACGACGATGGCAACCAATTGGGTGTGAACCAGACTGGCGAGATCATTGTGCACAACGGCTTCAGCTGGAATGGATACTTTGCCGATCCGGAAGCCACCAAGGAGATGCAGGACGAGGAGGGCTGGTTCCACACCGGTGACATGGGCTACTTCGACGAGGACGACTACCTCTACATGACGGACCGCAAGAAGGAGGTGCTCAAGTGGAAGGGTCTGCAGATGTGGCCCGCCGAGGTGGAGGCGGTCATAGACGAGCTGCCGGAGGTGAAGCGCGTGTGCGTGATCGGGGTGTACGACGAGACCCAGGGAGATGTGCCCGGTGCCCTGGTTGTGCGGGAGGATAATGCCAATCTGACCGCCCAGCAGGTGATTGACCACGTGGCCAAGCGACTGCCCGACATCCAGAAGCAGCTGCGAGCTGGTGTCCAGTTCGCCGATGAGATTCCCCAGAACCACAATGGCAAGGCCGTCCGCCGATACGCCCGCGATCTCTTCGTCGCCTTGTCCAAGAAGAACTGAAAACTGCCGTGCTTTCGTTTGGAATAATTTATCCTTGATTAAGTTTATTAAGTTAGGCAATCCtgattttcgatttctttcGTCTGAATTT
Protein-coding sequences here:
- the LOC6728414 gene encoding 4-coumarate--CoA ligase 1; translated protein: MSKLPCSYDAENKIWKGIPQNNPFKPETSLGRIIFKNMRNWPKNVCQISDSEGVEVTFGQALTWAIRIAQHLKSRGLDHKDIIGISARNTTYIMPTAVACFFHGTPFQSANPILEESTLKHLYNISKPKIIFTDADHYDKLYSATSAFKPEIILTTGTKDGVLSIQDLLHPTKTEFFYQPTPLKEGPSQTVAILTSSGTTGMPKAVCISNDILTQETVFVNGYDTIFISASLDWITGLWATIFSTVNGCTRIISSKPFAADYFVYLVSKYSITYALIPPEHCCSLLDCPTATPEKLGSLTKLNFGGGRMTQATVERIKKLAPNGVLNSSYGMTEVGFIVFNHGHLKLTAAGNPLPGIQVKIVDDDGNQLGVNQTGEIIVHNGFSWNGYFADPEATKEMQDEEGWFHTGDMGYFDEDDYLYMTDRKKEVLKWKGLQMWPAEVEAVIDELPEVKRVCVIGVYDETQGDVPGALVVREDNANLTAQQVIDHVAKRLPDIQKQLRAGVQFADEIPQNHNGKAVRRYARDLFVALSKKN